Proteins encoded in a region of the Corynebacterium breve genome:
- the lgt gene encoding prolipoprotein diacylglyceryl transferase, with product MQNQLLANIPSPPQGVWYLGPIPLRAYAICIIIGMLVALSLTVRRYRAKGGDVDVVWDAAIVAIPVGIIGGRLYHVITDYDKYFGPGKNPWDAFNISAGGLGIWGAIALGGLGVWILFRMKKLPLGPFADAVAPGVILAQAIGRLGNWFNQEIYGRPTDVPWALDIYYRVDQNGDFAPLTGRSTGEIITSVHPTFLYELLWNVAVFFFLLWAEKRFRLGHGRVFALYVVGYTLGRFWIELMRDDSATMILGLRVNTWVSAIVFIVALIVYFRLPKGQETPEEVDPRNEVGESSLSEASSEAKTTNNR from the coding sequence GTGCAAAATCAACTCTTGGCTAACATTCCTTCGCCTCCGCAGGGTGTCTGGTACCTAGGTCCAATCCCACTTCGTGCCTACGCGATCTGCATCATCATCGGCATGCTCGTCGCGCTTTCTCTGACTGTGCGCCGCTACCGTGCCAAGGGCGGCGACGTGGACGTGGTCTGGGACGCGGCGATCGTGGCGATCCCCGTCGGCATTATCGGTGGCCGTCTATACCACGTGATCACCGATTACGATAAGTATTTCGGACCAGGCAAGAACCCTTGGGATGCATTCAATATCTCCGCGGGTGGTCTAGGTATCTGGGGTGCGATCGCGCTTGGTGGTCTCGGCGTGTGGATCTTGTTCCGAATGAAGAAACTGCCACTAGGACCATTTGCCGATGCGGTGGCGCCGGGCGTTATCTTGGCGCAGGCAATCGGACGTTTAGGTAACTGGTTCAACCAAGAAATCTACGGTCGCCCAACCGATGTGCCGTGGGCGCTCGATATTTACTACCGCGTGGACCAAAACGGCGACTTTGCGCCGTTGACAGGGCGCTCTACCGGTGAAATCATCACCTCGGTCCACCCAACTTTCTTGTACGAGCTGCTGTGGAACGTCGCAGTCTTTTTCTTCCTACTGTGGGCAGAGAAGCGATTCCGCCTCGGCCACGGTCGCGTGTTTGCATTGTATGTAGTCGGTTACACCCTGGGTCGCTTCTGGATCGAGCTCATGCGCGACGACTCTGCGACCATGATTCTCGGACTGAGAGTAAACACATGGGTCTCGGCAATTGTGTTCATCGTCGCACTCATCGTCTACTTCCGACTGCCCAAGGGACAGGAGACTCCCGAGGAGGTAGATCCGCGCAATGAGGTGGGGGAATCGTCGCTAAGCGAGGCTTCCAGCGAAGCGAAGACTACGAATAACAGGTAG
- a CDS encoding indole-3-glycerol phosphate synthase TrpC produces the protein MHTASTVDRIVSGVLADVAKREAQLPFKEVKARSRDMGPTRDVRAALLRPGCGVIVEIKRTSPVFGPTGLSLSIADIARDIEAGGAHLIACQTERLRFDGSLTDMFAAREAVDLPMVCRDVIVDPYQIHEARCYGADMIPLQVGLMDQARLESLIDRIESLGMVCMAEVRTPEEADRALQAHASVIGVNSWTFDTNDLNREMFASIGPGLPTEVLRISLGGVRNARDVIGAASNGADAVLAAESVMSQPDIKAATMRLSAAGQHPACPSRS, from the coding sequence ATGCACACTGCGAGCACAGTTGATCGCATCGTCTCTGGGGTGCTTGCCGACGTAGCCAAGAGGGAAGCCCAACTTCCCTTCAAAGAGGTGAAGGCACGATCCCGGGACATGGGCCCCACTCGCGATGTTCGAGCGGCCCTCTTACGCCCCGGTTGTGGCGTGATCGTCGAGATTAAACGCACCTCTCCCGTTTTTGGCCCCACAGGCTTGTCGTTGTCTATCGCAGACATTGCCCGCGACATCGAAGCCGGTGGGGCTCATTTGATTGCATGCCAAACGGAGCGCTTGCGCTTTGACGGTTCGCTCACCGATATGTTTGCTGCGCGTGAGGCGGTTGATCTGCCCATGGTGTGTCGCGATGTCATCGTCGACCCGTATCAGATCCACGAGGCTCGTTGCTACGGTGCCGACATGATTCCATTGCAGGTGGGATTGATGGACCAGGCACGTCTGGAAAGCCTGATCGACAGGATTGAGTCGCTAGGAATGGTGTGCATGGCAGAGGTTCGCACACCGGAAGAAGCCGACCGGGCCCTCCAAGCCCACGCGAGCGTGATTGGCGTCAACTCGTGGACATTTGACACCAATGACCTCAACCGCGAGATGTTTGCGTCGATCGGCCCAGGCCTGCCCACTGAAGTTCTCCGCATCAGCTTGGGGGGAGTACGCAATGCCCGCGATGTCATCGGTGCGGCGTCCAACGGTGCGGATGCGGTCCTTGCTGCCGAATCGGTGATGAGCCAGCCGGACATCAAAGCAGCGACGATGCGACTCAGCGCCGCGGGGCAACACCCCGCTTGCCCGTCTCGCTCTTAA
- a CDS encoding glycerate kinase, with the protein MTCMTTPSASASSPIDDLNHSDVRVVIAPDSFKGTASAEEAAQWLGEGVRQVIANAQIQLAPMADGGEGTSAKFEGERITLPTTDAAGRLTEATYTFNAETETAYIEDAAASGLPAVADKPCAATGDTYGTGVLIADAETRGARRIVLGLGGSATVDGGTGILVALGVNPLNKEGYTLRPGGAALTDLDDFDLAKANIPAGAVDWILLTDVDSPVTGPHGAAHVFGPQKGATAEDIEQLDRGLARLCEVTGIDPETPRYGAAGAIPVGLVWLSTTLHGNDDHIQVLSGAEVLAASMGLPKLINNASLVITGEGAYDEQTASGKVVNTVMSLADDSPAVVAVAAGKIAADLPASVIGTELSSLSEAGSVAEQLRRAGAQIAVDYLRISTVQG; encoded by the coding sequence ATGACCTGCATGACTACACCCTCCGCGTCCGCTTCTAGCCCCATCGATGACCTCAACCACTCAGACGTCCGTGTCGTTATCGCGCCGGATTCTTTCAAGGGCACAGCTAGTGCCGAGGAGGCCGCCCAATGGCTAGGCGAAGGTGTCCGCCAGGTTATCGCCAACGCGCAGATCCAGCTCGCCCCGATGGCTGACGGTGGCGAAGGGACCTCAGCGAAGTTCGAAGGTGAGCGCATCACCCTGCCAACGACCGATGCTGCCGGGCGACTCACCGAAGCCACCTACACCTTCAACGCCGAAACCGAGACCGCGTATATCGAGGATGCCGCCGCCTCTGGCCTTCCAGCAGTAGCAGACAAGCCCTGTGCGGCGACCGGCGATACCTACGGCACCGGCGTTTTAATCGCCGACGCTGAGACTCGTGGCGCCCGCCGCATCGTCCTTGGTCTGGGCGGTAGCGCCACTGTAGACGGCGGCACCGGCATCCTTGTCGCCCTCGGGGTGAATCCGCTGAACAAAGAGGGCTACACCCTGCGCCCGGGCGGCGCAGCTCTCACAGACCTTGACGATTTCGACCTTGCCAAAGCCAACATCCCAGCCGGCGCCGTGGACTGGATCCTGCTGACTGATGTAGATTCCCCTGTCACCGGCCCGCATGGCGCAGCCCACGTCTTCGGTCCGCAAAAGGGGGCAACCGCCGAGGACATCGAGCAGCTTGATCGCGGTCTAGCCCGCCTCTGCGAAGTCACCGGCATCGATCCTGAAACCCCGCGCTACGGCGCCGCCGGCGCCATCCCTGTGGGTTTGGTGTGGCTGTCCACCACGCTCCACGGCAACGACGACCACATTCAGGTTCTCAGCGGTGCCGAGGTCCTCGCCGCCTCGATGGGCCTTCCCAAGCTAATCAACAACGCCTCCCTGGTCATCACCGGCGAAGGCGCATACGACGAACAGACCGCCTCGGGCAAGGTTGTCAACACGGTCATGTCGCTTGCCGACGACTCCCCCGCCGTCGTCGCAGTTGCTGCCGGAAAGATCGCTGCCGATCTCCCTGCGAGCGTGATTGGAACGGAGTTGTCGTCGCTAAGCGAGGCGGGTTCTGTCGCCGAACAGCTGCGGCGCGCTGGTGCCCAGATCGCGGTGGACTACCTGAGGATCTCCACCGTCCAAGGGTAA
- a CDS encoding glycogen/starch/alpha-glucan phosphorylase has translation MNQPATPPALETTVGGHVRAYAGLTPQSATNKKFWYGLSAAVMEQIADKWEATTKAYAATRKQSYFSAEFLMGRALLNNLTNLGLVDEAKAATEANGHNLTDVLESEHDAALGNGGLGRLAACFLDSSVTQDFPVTGYGILYRYGLFRQEFVDGFQKEHPDSWKEGVYPFLVRHQSEQRIVRFDDMQLRAVPHDMAITGYGTDNVGTLRLWNSEPMREFDYDAFNSQRFSDAIMERESVHDLTRVLYPNDSTYAGKVLRVRQQYFFVSASLQELIDTYIEHHGEDLTDFAKYNSIQLNDTHPVLAVPELMRLLMDEHNLGWDEAWKITTETFAYTNHTVLTEALETWDESIFKQLFWRIWEITLEIDRRFRLDMDARGISPEQAHRMSPVHDGKVHMAWIACYAAYSINGVAALHTEILKRDTLVEWYNIWPERFNNKTNGVTPRRWLRMCNPRLSGLLDRLAGSDEWVTDMSKLKDLRHFADDENVMRELYEIKIENKREFAEWILERQGIEIDPESIFDTQIKRLHEYKRQLMNALYILDLYFRIKEDGETVPKRTFIFGAKAAPGYTRAKGIIKLINEIGELVNNDPEVSKTIKVVFVENYNVSPAEHIIPATDISEQISTAGKEASGTGNMKFMMNGALTLGTLDGANVEIAEAVGEENAYIFGAEEDELPGLRANYNPMHVYETVPGLKRVLDALTNGTLDDNNSGAFHDIRASLLDGGGWETPDTWYVLGDFEDYRATRDRMSEEYFADPQHWARMCWVNICESGRFSSDRTIRDYATEVWKIEPTAIN, from the coding sequence ATGAATCAGCCAGCTACCCCACCCGCGCTCGAAACTACTGTGGGAGGCCATGTCCGCGCATACGCCGGTTTGACCCCACAATCCGCGACCAATAAGAAGTTCTGGTACGGCCTGTCCGCAGCCGTCATGGAGCAAATTGCCGACAAGTGGGAAGCAACCACCAAGGCATACGCAGCTACCCGCAAGCAGTCTTATTTCTCCGCCGAGTTCCTGATGGGCCGTGCCCTGCTGAACAACCTCACCAACCTCGGGCTTGTCGACGAAGCCAAGGCCGCTACCGAAGCTAACGGCCACAACCTAACCGACGTCCTCGAGTCCGAACACGATGCAGCGCTGGGCAACGGTGGCCTGGGCCGCTTGGCAGCCTGCTTCCTCGACTCCTCCGTCACCCAGGACTTCCCTGTGACCGGCTACGGCATCCTTTACCGCTACGGCCTGTTCCGCCAGGAGTTCGTTGACGGCTTCCAGAAGGAGCACCCTGACTCCTGGAAGGAAGGCGTTTACCCATTCCTGGTGCGCCACCAGTCCGAGCAGCGCATCGTGCGTTTCGACGACATGCAGCTGCGCGCAGTCCCTCACGACATGGCAATCACCGGCTACGGCACCGACAACGTAGGCACCTTGCGTCTGTGGAACTCCGAGCCAATGCGCGAGTTCGACTACGATGCGTTTAACTCCCAGCGCTTCTCTGACGCAATCATGGAGCGCGAGTCGGTCCACGACCTGACTCGCGTGCTGTACCCGAACGACTCCACCTACGCCGGCAAGGTTCTGCGTGTACGCCAGCAGTACTTCTTCGTCTCTGCATCCCTGCAGGAGCTCATCGATACTTACATCGAGCACCACGGCGAGGACCTCACCGACTTTGCTAAGTACAACTCCATCCAGCTCAACGACACCCACCCAGTATTGGCTGTCCCTGAGCTGATGCGTCTGCTGATGGACGAGCACAACCTGGGCTGGGACGAGGCGTGGAAGATCACCACCGAGACCTTCGCATACACCAACCACACCGTTCTTACCGAGGCCCTAGAGACCTGGGACGAGTCCATCTTCAAGCAGCTGTTCTGGCGCATCTGGGAGATCACCTTGGAGATCGACCGTCGCTTCCGCCTGGACATGGACGCCCGCGGCATCTCCCCAGAGCAGGCACACCGCATGTCCCCAGTTCACGATGGCAAGGTCCACATGGCCTGGATCGCCTGCTACGCGGCGTACTCCATCAACGGCGTTGCTGCGCTGCACACCGAGATCTTGAAGCGCGACACCTTGGTCGAGTGGTACAACATCTGGCCTGAACGCTTTAACAACAAGACCAACGGCGTTACCCCACGTCGCTGGCTGCGCATGTGCAACCCGCGCCTGTCTGGCCTCCTAGACCGCCTAGCTGGCTCCGACGAGTGGGTCACCGACATGTCCAAGCTGAAGGACCTGCGCCACTTCGCGGACGACGAAAATGTCATGCGTGAGCTGTACGAGATCAAGATCGAGAACAAGCGCGAGTTCGCTGAATGGATCCTCGAGCGTCAGGGCATCGAGATCGACCCAGAGTCCATCTTCGATACCCAAATCAAGCGTCTCCACGAGTACAAGCGCCAGTTGATGAACGCGCTCTACATCCTCGACCTGTACTTCCGCATCAAGGAAGACGGCGAGACCGTTCCAAAGCGCACCTTCATCTTCGGCGCGAAGGCTGCTCCTGGCTACACCCGCGCAAAGGGCATCATCAAGCTGATCAACGAGATCGGCGAGCTGGTGAACAACGACCCTGAGGTATCCAAGACCATCAAGGTTGTCTTCGTCGAGAACTACAACGTCTCCCCTGCTGAGCACATCATTCCAGCAACCGACATCTCCGAGCAGATCTCCACCGCTGGCAAGGAAGCATCCGGTACCGGCAACATGAAGTTCATGATGAACGGTGCGCTCACCCTGGGCACCCTCGACGGCGCAAACGTTGAGATCGCAGAAGCAGTTGGCGAAGAAAACGCCTACATCTTCGGCGCAGAGGAGGACGAGCTTCCTGGCCTGCGCGCGAATTACAACCCAATGCACGTGTACGAGACCGTCCCTGGTCTCAAGCGCGTCCTGGACGCACTGACCAACGGCACCCTGGACGACAACAACTCCGGCGCATTCCACGACATCCGCGCTTCCCTGCTCGACGGCGGCGGCTGGGAAACCCCAGACACCTGGTACGTCCTGGGCGACTTCGAGGACTACCGCGCTACCCGTGACCGCATGAGCGAAGAGTACTTCGCTGATCCACAGCACTGGGCACGCATGTGCTGGGTGAACATCTGCGAATCCGGCCGTTTCTCCTCCGACCGCACCATCCGCGACTACGCTACCGAGGTCTGGAAGATCGAGCCAACCGCGATCAACTAA
- a CDS encoding DUF4921 family protein: MTFPVHSYRDAITTMADGTIKQINPFSGTQVWTVPGRGNRPISKPVKDPQPLTDEDFTHSCAFCEAFPLKTPPEKSRMIKGHDGDWHILRGLLPSEMDQTQAYYRRVPNLFEIVSYDYWVKNYGFQMDSETAFQMGRYLADEQGRQHVIDIVRTRMNASGGAGDTKTDEELLELAPTYFAGGHDVIVSRRHYEDGATNTSQLASSGTMTPDEHYGFIAFTIDSMRDLYERNRYAPYVVVFQNWLAPAGASFDHLHKQLVAIDERGVQTDMEIQKLRTNPNMYNEWGVNYASYKNLVIAENDYAILIAGFGHRYPTMGLYSKSATSEPWLHTPEEIRGMSDLLHACHAAAGPDVACNEEWHHKPVDLDIPMPWRINVKWRVSTLAGFEGGTKVYVNTLSPYNIRDRVVSAMYRLRAEGRIDSTIRIATECTPARNVLKYNPALNV, encoded by the coding sequence ATGACGTTTCCAGTTCACTCCTACCGCGATGCCATCACCACGATGGCCGACGGAACCATCAAACAGATCAATCCGTTTTCAGGCACTCAAGTGTGGACCGTCCCGGGACGAGGCAATCGTCCCATCTCTAAGCCAGTCAAAGACCCGCAGCCGCTTACCGACGAAGACTTCACCCACTCGTGCGCCTTTTGCGAGGCTTTCCCGCTGAAGACCCCGCCGGAGAAGTCCCGCATGATCAAGGGGCACGATGGTGACTGGCACATCTTGCGTGGCCTCCTACCTTCGGAGATGGATCAGACCCAGGCCTACTACCGCCGCGTTCCGAATCTGTTTGAAATCGTGTCTTACGACTACTGGGTGAAAAATTATGGCTTCCAGATGGACTCGGAAACAGCATTCCAAATGGGCCGCTATCTTGCAGATGAGCAAGGCCGCCAGCACGTCATCGACATTGTTCGCACGCGCATGAACGCTTCTGGTGGTGCTGGCGACACCAAGACGGATGAGGAACTTCTGGAACTAGCTCCAACCTACTTCGCAGGTGGCCACGACGTGATCGTGTCGCGTCGCCACTACGAAGATGGCGCCACCAACACCTCGCAGTTAGCGTCCTCCGGCACGATGACTCCCGACGAGCATTACGGGTTTATCGCCTTCACGATTGACTCGATGCGGGATCTGTATGAGCGCAACCGCTACGCGCCGTATGTCGTTGTGTTCCAAAACTGGCTCGCCCCCGCGGGCGCTTCGTTCGATCACCTGCACAAGCAGCTTGTAGCCATCGACGAGCGTGGCGTGCAAACCGACATGGAGATCCAGAAGCTGCGCACCAACCCCAACATGTACAACGAGTGGGGCGTGAACTACGCCAGCTACAAAAACTTGGTCATCGCAGAGAACGACTACGCCATTTTGATCGCGGGCTTTGGCCACCGCTATCCAACGATGGGACTGTACTCCAAGTCCGCCACCTCGGAACCATGGCTGCATACCCCAGAAGAGATTCGCGGTATGTCGGATCTGCTCCACGCGTGCCACGCCGCCGCCGGACCAGATGTAGCGTGCAACGAGGAATGGCACCACAAGCCGGTGGACCTGGATATCCCGATGCCGTGGCGCATCAACGTCAAGTGGCGCGTCTCTACCTTGGCAGGCTTCGAGGGTGGCACCAAGGTCTACGTCAACACCTTGTCGCCGTACAACATTCGCGACCGCGTTGTTTCGGCCATGTACCGTCTCCGCGCGGAGGGCCGGATCGATTCCACCATTCGCATCGCTACCGAATGCACCCCGGCGCGCAATGTGCTCAAGTACAACCCAGCGCTCAACGTCTAA
- the gdhA gene encoding NADP-specific glutamate dehydrogenase produces the protein MTSSKELVSGYYNKLLKRNAGEPEFHQAVAEVLDSLKIVLEKDPHYADYGLIQRLCEPERQIIFRVPWISDNNNVHVNRGFRVQFNSALGPYKGGLRFHPSVNLGIIKFLGFEQIFKNSLTGLPIGGGKGGSDFDPKGRSDAEIMRFCQSFMTELYRHIGEYRDVPAGDIGVGGREIGYLFGQYRRLTVQHESGVLTGKGLTWGGSLVRTEATGYGAVYFTNEMMRTHGESLDGAKVIVSGSGNVAIYAMEKAQELGATVVGFSDSSGWVSTPNGVDIQLLKDIKDNRRERVSQYVKETTGATFNADGTIWSLEADVALPCATQNELNGEHAQMLVDNGVKYVAEGANMPSTPEAIEIFRKSGVHFAPGKAANAGGVATSALEMQQNASRDSWSFEYTDQRLHKIMSNIFQRCDQTAKEYDREGDYVIGANIAGFKKVADAMLAQGVI, from the coding sequence ATGACTTCTTCAAAAGAGCTGGTCTCTGGTTACTACAACAAATTGCTGAAGCGCAACGCAGGCGAACCAGAGTTCCACCAAGCGGTGGCAGAGGTTCTGGATTCGCTCAAGATCGTCCTCGAGAAGGACCCGCACTACGCGGACTACGGCCTCATCCAGCGCCTGTGTGAGCCAGAGCGCCAGATCATCTTCCGCGTTCCTTGGATCTCGGACAACAACAACGTCCACGTCAACCGTGGCTTCCGCGTCCAGTTCAACTCCGCGCTAGGCCCATACAAGGGCGGCTTGCGCTTCCACCCATCGGTGAACCTGGGCATCATCAAGTTCCTGGGCTTTGAGCAGATCTTTAAGAACTCCCTCACCGGCCTTCCAATCGGCGGCGGCAAGGGTGGCTCCGACTTCGATCCGAAGGGCCGTTCGGATGCAGAAATCATGCGCTTCTGCCAGTCCTTCATGACTGAGCTTTACCGCCACATCGGCGAGTACCGTGACGTCCCAGCGGGCGATATTGGTGTGGGTGGACGCGAAATTGGCTACCTCTTCGGCCAGTACCGCCGCCTGACCGTGCAGCACGAATCCGGCGTTCTGACCGGCAAGGGCCTCACCTGGGGCGGATCCCTGGTACGTACCGAGGCAACTGGCTACGGTGCCGTGTACTTCACCAACGAAATGATGCGCACCCACGGCGAGTCCCTCGACGGCGCCAAGGTCATCGTCTCCGGCTCCGGCAACGTAGCGATCTACGCGATGGAGAAGGCACAGGAACTCGGCGCGACTGTCGTTGGTTTCTCCGACTCCTCCGGTTGGGTCAGCACTCCAAACGGCGTTGACATTCAGCTGCTCAAAGACATCAAGGACAATCGTCGCGAGCGCGTCAGCCAGTACGTCAAGGAAACCACCGGCGCAACTTTCAACGCCGACGGCACCATTTGGTCGCTTGAGGCTGATGTCGCTCTTCCTTGCGCAACCCAGAACGAGCTCAACGGCGAACACGCTCAGATGCTCGTCGACAATGGTGTTAAGTACGTGGCCGAGGGCGCCAACATGCCTTCGACCCCAGAAGCAATTGAGATCTTCCGCAAGTCCGGCGTCCACTTTGCGCCTGGTAAGGCTGCCAACGCAGGTGGTGTGGCTACCTCCGCGTTGGAGATGCAGCAGAACGCATCCCGCGACTCGTGGTCGTTTGAATACACCGACCAGCGCCTGCACAAGATCATGTCCAACATTTTCCAGCGCTGTGATCAAACCGCGAAGGAATATGACCGCGAAGGCGACTACGTGATCGGCGCAAACATCGCTGGCTTCAAGAAGGTTGCAGACGCAATGCTCGCACAGGGCGTCATCTAA
- a CDS encoding amidohydrolase has protein sequence MSKIARLLQNHTIDLSWQRSVYEWLHEHPELSGHEQETHRAIVAELEKYDCEIVSPIGGYGVVAIFRNGEGPTALFRADIDGLPVKEATGVPFASTRVRPGADGNQVGVMHACGHDMHATALLGACALIDGSRDSWQGTFIALFQPAEENAMGATAMVHDGLLTRVPRPDVCFGQHVMPGRAGEVQTKPGPQFAACDSIRIRIPGRAAHGSMPHNAIDPTYIAAMVVVRLQGIVGREVDPNDFAVVSVGTLRAGSTNNIIPAEAELVLNCRFYNDDVKRRVYASIRRVVEAECIASGIEDAPELEFFAHGELLDNDPEVFARVRTTFDSVFGDVSVDAERRTVSEDFANIPLAYGSPYLYWVIGCTPHEVWDRAVANNSVKEDVPVNHMDTFLPDYELTVDAATHAAAAAVLTYLGAE, from the coding sequence GTGTCCAAAATTGCTCGGCTTTTGCAGAATCACACGATTGATCTGTCGTGGCAGCGCTCTGTTTACGAGTGGCTTCACGAGCATCCTGAGCTTTCTGGCCACGAACAAGAGACCCATCGTGCGATCGTCGCCGAGCTGGAAAAGTACGACTGCGAAATCGTCAGCCCCATCGGTGGCTACGGGGTTGTGGCAATCTTTCGCAACGGTGAAGGTCCCACCGCGCTATTCCGCGCCGACATCGACGGCCTCCCAGTGAAAGAGGCAACCGGTGTGCCGTTTGCGTCCACGCGCGTGCGCCCCGGCGCCGACGGAAACCAGGTGGGTGTCATGCACGCCTGCGGTCATGACATGCACGCCACCGCCTTACTCGGTGCCTGCGCGCTCATCGACGGCTCCCGCGACTCGTGGCAAGGCACCTTCATCGCCTTATTCCAGCCTGCCGAGGAAAATGCCATGGGTGCCACCGCCATGGTCCATGACGGTCTGCTTACTCGGGTGCCTCGCCCCGATGTCTGCTTTGGCCAGCACGTCATGCCGGGTCGCGCCGGTGAGGTGCAAACGAAGCCTGGCCCGCAATTCGCAGCGTGCGATTCCATTCGCATCCGGATTCCTGGTCGCGCAGCACACGGTTCTATGCCACATAACGCCATAGACCCGACCTATATCGCCGCGATGGTCGTCGTGCGTCTGCAGGGCATCGTCGGCCGTGAGGTTGATCCCAACGATTTCGCCGTGGTCTCCGTGGGCACCCTACGAGCCGGTTCGACCAACAACATCATTCCCGCCGAAGCTGAGTTGGTTCTCAACTGCCGCTTCTACAACGATGATGTCAAGCGCCGGGTCTATGCGTCGATCAGACGAGTCGTCGAGGCGGAGTGTATTGCCTCGGGCATCGAGGATGCGCCAGAGCTGGAGTTCTTCGCTCACGGTGAGCTGCTAGACAACGATCCCGAGGTTTTCGCGCGTGTGCGCACCACCTTCGACTCTGTCTTCGGCGATGTCTCTGTGGATGCCGAGCGCCGCACCGTATCGGAGGATTTTGCCAACATCCCATTGGCCTATGGTTCCCCGTATCTTTACTGGGTGATTGGTTGCACCCCGCACGAGGTGTGGGACCGCGCGGTAGCCAACAACTCCGTAAAAGAAGACGTGCCCGTTAACCACATGGATACATTCCTGCCCGACTATGAGCTTACTGTCGACGCAGCTACGCACGCCGCGGCCGCGGCCGTGCTTACTTACCTTGGCGCCGAGTAG
- the pyk gene encoding pyruvate kinase: MDRRTKIVCTLGPAVASKEAIVGLVRDGMNVARMNFSHGDHADHEQNYRWVREATDETGQAVGILADLQGPKIRLGRFKEGATVWETGETVRITVDDVEGTHDRVSTTYKNLAQDAKPGDRLLVDDGKVGLIVTEVDGNDVVCRVTEGGPVSNNKGVSLPGMDISVPALSEKDIADLKFALILGVDFIALSFVRSPADVDLVHEVMDEVGRRVPVIAKLEKPEAVDALESIVLAFDAIMVARGDLGVEIALEQVPLVQKRAIQIARENAKPVIVATQMLDSMIDNSRPTRAEASDVANAVLDGADAVMLSGETSIGVDPHNVVRTMARIVRVAETAGTVPPLNHIPRTKRGVVSYSARDIAERLNAKAIVAFTTSGDTARRVARLHTPLPILVFTPRQEVRSQLALTWGAETFLCREVASTDDMIKVMDESLLAMEEYNEGETMVVIAGTPPGVAGTTNMIHVHQLGEDTRNPKF, encoded by the coding sequence GTGGATAGACGAACAAAGATCGTATGTACTCTTGGCCCAGCTGTGGCCAGCAAGGAAGCAATTGTAGGCCTCGTTCGCGATGGCATGAACGTTGCGCGTATGAACTTCTCTCACGGCGACCACGCCGATCATGAGCAGAACTACCGTTGGGTTCGCGAGGCAACCGATGAAACCGGCCAGGCAGTAGGCATTCTCGCCGACCTGCAGGGACCGAAGATCCGCCTCGGTCGCTTTAAGGAAGGCGCAACCGTCTGGGAAACCGGCGAAACCGTCCGCATCACCGTCGACGACGTTGAGGGCACCCACGACCGCGTATCGACGACCTACAAGAACCTCGCCCAGGACGCGAAGCCTGGCGACCGCCTGCTTGTCGACGACGGCAAGGTCGGTTTGATCGTCACCGAGGTCGATGGCAACGACGTTGTCTGCCGCGTGACCGAGGGCGGCCCAGTGTCCAACAACAAGGGTGTCTCCCTGCCGGGCATGGATATTTCCGTCCCAGCGCTGTCCGAGAAGGATATCGCCGACCTGAAGTTCGCACTGATCCTGGGCGTAGACTTCATCGCACTGTCCTTCGTCCGCTCCCCAGCAGACGTTGACTTGGTACACGAGGTCATGGACGAGGTCGGCCGTCGTGTTCCAGTAATTGCGAAGCTGGAGAAGCCTGAAGCCGTCGATGCATTGGAATCCATCGTCTTGGCCTTCGACGCCATCATGGTTGCTCGTGGTGACCTTGGCGTTGAGATCGCACTGGAGCAGGTCCCGCTGGTGCAGAAGCGTGCAATTCAGATCGCGCGCGAGAACGCGAAGCCAGTTATCGTCGCAACCCAGATGCTGGACTCGATGATCGACAACTCGCGCCCAACCCGTGCGGAAGCATCGGACGTTGCAAACGCAGTTCTCGACGGCGCTGATGCCGTCATGCTCTCCGGTGAAACCTCCATCGGCGTGGACCCACACAACGTGGTTCGCACCATGGCTCGTATTGTGCGCGTTGCCGAGACGGCAGGTACCGTCCCACCGCTGAACCACATCCCACGTACCAAGCGTGGCGTTGTGTCCTACTCCGCGCGTGACATCGCAGAGCGCCTGAACGCAAAGGCGATCGTGGCGTTTACCACCTCCGGTGACACTGCTCGTCGCGTAGCACGTCTACACACGCCGCTGCCAATCCTGGTGTTCACTCCGCGTCAGGAAGTTCGCTCCCAGCTGGCTCTGACCTGGGGTGCAGAGACCTTCCTGTGCCGCGAAGTTGCATCGACCGATGACATGATCAAGGTGATGGATGAGTCGCTCCTGGCGATGGAAGAGTACAACGAAGGCGAGACCATGGTTGTTATCGCCGGTACCCCTCCGGGCGTAGCGGGTACCACCAACATGATTCACGTCCACCAGCTGGGCGAGGATACCCGTAACCCGAAGTTCTAG